CGTTCAGCAAGTTTGTGAACATCTTTTTCGGCGCGATCTGGATCGCGATCCTGCTGGTCCTGGCTTTTCTGCCGGGAATGCTTTGTTTCTATCTCAACTGGAATGCCGTCGGCGGGATCCTGATGTTTGCCGCGGTCCTGATCGATATTTATCTGGCAGTTTGCTGGATCTTTGCCCTCCTCTTTATTTATGATAAAGGGTTGTCGATCAAGGCTGGACTGGCCGCCAGCCGGGCGCTGGTCATCAAGAACAACTGGTGGTCGCATTTCCTGTTGGTGATCCTGGCCGGGATCGTCAGCGGCCTGGGGAACATTCTCTGGGGAGTCGGCGCTATCCTGACCATGCCGATCGGTATTGGCGCGATTGCCAGCGCTTACGCCGACGAAGCGAAGTAACCGTTCCGTTCGAGCTTGAAACTTGGCGGCGGCAGAAATGTCGCCGCCAATTATTAACCGAGAATTTATTGGTTTAAAAGAAAGGGAAACTATGGATATCGGGAAAGCGTTTACCGAAGCCTGGAACATTTACCGGAAGAACTTCTGGACGGTCTTCCTGGCCAACCTAGTGGCGGTCCTGCTAAGTATAATTACCCTGGGGATCCTCTTTCCGCCTTTGTCGATCGGTCTGCAATCCCTTTTTATCAAGGCTAAAAGAGGCGAGCCTTTTGTTTTGCACGATATTTTCGGGCCAATGGGCCGCTTTTGGCCTTTAACCGGCGCGACCGCCTACTATTTTCTGGTTATTTTGATGGCGATCCTTTTACCCTGTCTTGGGGTCTTAGCTTTGCTGATCTGGCCGGGTTGGGCGACTGGTTTGGCCGCTTTTCTCACGATCGTGATCTTTTTCCTCTCTTTCGGCTGGATGACCTGGTATATGTTTACGTTCCTTTATATTTATGATCAGAAAATGACGGTTGGCGCCGCGATGCTGGCCAGTAAAATTGTCGTCAGAAAAAATAATGTCTGGCTCCATTTGCTGCTGTTCCTCTTGTCCGGGATCATTTCCCAACTTGGTTCCAACGTCTTTTATGTCGGGGTCTTATTTACCGCTCCGTTGGGGGCGGGGGCATTAGCGTGCGCTTATGATGAAGAAACAAAGTAAAAAAATAATGGTCGGCGGTCTCCCTCTTGGCGGAGGAAGCCCGATCTCCGTCCAATCGATGACCAAGACCAAAACGGCCGACGTTAAGGCGACGGTCGAGCAGATCAATCGTTTGGCGGAAGCCGGCTGTCAGATCGTCCGCTGTGCCGTGCCGGATCGGGAATCGGCCCTGGCCCTTAAGGAGATCAAAAAGAATATCGGTATCCCATTGGTTGCCGATATTCATTTCAATCATGAATACGCTCTCTTGGCGGCCGAAGCGGGAGTTGATAAACTAAGGATCAATCCCGGCAACATCGGCAGTGAAGATAAGGTCCGGGCCGTTGTCGGCGCCGCCAAAGAACGGCGGATCCCGATCCGGATCGGGGTCAATTCCGGCTCTTTGCCGAAAGATATCCTGGAAAAGTACCATGGTCACGTCACCGCCGAGGGGCTGATCGAAAGCGCCCTCCGGCACGTCGCGATCCTGGAGAAGTATGATTTCCATGATATCGTTCTGTCGCTCAAGGCGACTTCGGTCCCGCTGACGATCGAAGCGTATCGGCTGATGGCCAAGAAAGTTACTTATCCTCTCCATGTCGGGATCACCGAATCGGGAATTCCCAGGACCGGGATCATTCGCTCGGCGGTCGGGATCGGGACGATCCTGGCCTCCGGGATCGGCGATACCCTTAGAGTTTCCCTGACCGGCGACCCGGTCGAAGAGGTCCGGGTCGGTTTTGAGATCCTCAAGGCGCTGGAACTTTATAAGCAGGGAGTGACCGTGATCTCTTGCCCGACCTGCGGCCGGACCGACGTCGATGTCGTGGCGATCGCGAGCGAAATTGAAGAGCGGACCCGTTCGGTCAAACAGCCGCTGACGATCGCGGTCATGGGGTGCGAAGTCAACGGTCCGGGAGAAGCGGCCGAAGCCGATCTTGGCCTGGCTTGCGGTAAAGGGGCCGGTTTGATCTTCCGGTCTGGTAAAATAGTCAAGAAGGTCGCCGAAGCCGAAATGGTCGAGGCGCTGATGTCGGAGGTAAAGAAAATAGTTGATTAATGTTTCAAGGAACCTGCGAATAAACTTCGCGGTTCCTTGAAAAACACGGAAACCGCGACGATATTGTCGCAGGTTTCCGTAGAAAAATAGGGGGTTAATTAAGTGATCGATCGTTATACGTTGCCGAAGATGAGGGAGATCTGGTCGGAAGAGAACAAGTACCGGAAATGGCTGGAAGTTGAATTGGCCGCCTGCGAAGCTTGGACCGCTTTGGGGCGGATCCCCAAGCCCGCGCTGGATAAGATCAAAAAGAAAGCCGCTTTCGACATTAAACGGATCAACGAGATCGAACGGGAAACAAACCACGACCTGATCGCCTTTTTGACCTCGGTCGCGGAGAAGGTCGGGCGCGAATCGCGCTTTATCCACCTTGGGTTGACCTCTTATGACGTCGAAGATACCGCCCGCTCCATCCAGCTCCGGGAAGCGGCCGAACTGATCATCAAAGACATTGAAGATGTCATTAAGATCCTGAAGCGCCGGGCGAAAGAAGAGAAAGATACCCTGATGATGGGGCGGACCCACGGGGTCCACGCCGAACCGATCACTTTCGGTCTGAAATTGCTGGTCTGGGTCGGCGAGATGGACCGGAACCTGGAAAGGATGAAACGGGCCAAAGCGGTCGTTTCGTTTGGAAAAATTTCCGGCGCGGTCGGCACTTACGCCCTGGTCGATCCCCGGGTGGAAGAATATGTTTGCAAGAAACTGGGGTTGTCCGCGTCTCCCGCTTCGACCCAGGTCCTCCAGCGGGACCGCCATGCCGAGTTCATGACCACGCTGGCGATCGTTGCCGCGTCGCTGGAGCAGTTTGCGACCGAGATCCGCAATCTCCAGCGGACCGAAATCCTGGAAGTGGAAGAGCCGTTCGGCAAAGGGCAGAAGGGTTCTTCGGCGATGCCCCACAAGAAAAATCCGATCACCTGCGAGCGGATCACCGGTTTGGCCAGAGTTGTCCGGGGGAACGCTATGGCGGCGATCGAGAACGTCGCTCTCTGGCATGAACGGGATATTACTCACTCCTCGGTGGAGCGGATCATTCTCCCTGACAACTGCATGATGGTCGACTACATGCTCCAGAAGTTTGCCTGGGTGATGGACGGATTGGTCGTTTATCCGCAAAACATGCGCAAGAACATCGAGAAGAGCGGCGGGATGGTCTTTTCCCAGAAGCTCCTCCTGATCCTGACCGACCGGGGGTTGACCCGCGAAGAGTCGTACAAGATCGTGCAGACGGCGGCGATGAAATCGCGCTCGTCCGGCAAAAGCTTTAAGGATATTTTAATGGAAGACCGTGAAGCGCTCAAACACGTTTCCCCGAAAGAGATCGAGAAGATCTTCGACATCCGGGACAACGTCAAGAACGTCGACGTCGTCTTCAGGAGGTTTGGATTATAATGGCAAAGATCAAAGTTTTCGTTTATCCGAAAAAAGGAGTCCTTGATCCGCAGGGGAAGACGGTCGAGTCGGCCCTGCACACTTTAGGCTACAAGAAGGTCGCCAACGTTCGGATCGGCAAGTATATCGAACTGGAACTGCCCGATGGCGACAACACCAAGCTGATCGACGAGATGTGCCGCAAGCTGCTGGTCAATTCGGTGATCGAAGATTATCATTTTGAGGTAACGGCGTGAAATTCGGAATTATAGTTTTTCCGGGCTCCAATTGCGATCAGGATTGCTACCATGTCGCCAAAAACGTCCTGAAACAGCCGACTAAATACGTTTGGCACCAGGAAACTGATTTGAGCGACTTGGACTGCGTTATCCTGCCGGGAGGTTTTTCCTACGGCGATTACCTGCGGACCGGGGCCATTGCCCGGTTCTCGCCGGTCATGGAAGCGGTCAAGAGGTTCGCGGATAGCGGCAAGTTCGTCATTGGGATCTGCAACGGTTTCCAGATCCTGACCGAAGCGGGACTTTTGCCCGGAGCTTTGCAGCGTAACCGGGATCTCCACTTTATCTGCAAGCATGTCGATTTGAAAGTCGCCAACAATCAGACCGCTTTTACCAACGCCTGTAAAGCGGGCCAGAAGCTGAACATCCCGATCGCTCACGGCGAAGGGAACTACACCTGCGACGCCGCGACCCTCAAGGCGTTAAAACAGCACAAACAGATCGTTTTTACCTACGCGGGGGAGAACCCGAACGGGTCGGTCGCCGATATCGCCGGGATCTGCAACCGTCGGGGGAACGTTTTGGGGATGATGCCGCATCCCGAGCGGGCCTCGGAAGCGATCGTCGGCTCCGCCGATGGGCTGCTGATCTGGCGCTCGCTTTTGAAAAAGTGATTGTATTTTCCCTAACTTTGTCTATAATATCTCCATCATGAAAAAATACCTTGTCGCTTTAAGCCTGTTTCTTTTCGCTTCGACTTCTTTTGCCGCGATCAAGCTGCATGAATTGCCGATGGCTTCCGATTTTCATCTGGGTCTGACGACCGGGATCGGGACCGGCCTTAATTTTGGCGCCATCTTCCGTTTCCCTTTCAGCAATAACTTCCAGCTGGGAGTCGAAGCCGAGCCGGTCATGACCGATGTCAACTATTCGGCAACGATGAATTTGATCCGTTTTGGCGGGGTAGTCAGTTATTTAATCAATGATGAGATTATGCTTAACGGACATATCGGGATGTACAACATGAAGGTCAATCAGGATATTAATTACATGAAGGATACGACCCTATATCGCTTCCTGGCGGCCACCAATTACAAAGGGACTTACGCGGCGATCTCCCTTGATTATTATTACGCCCCGTGGGACGTCAAGTTCACTCCGAAATATGTCTTCAACACCGTTTCCGATTTCAATTTGCAGTTTAACGAGATCGATTTCAACATTACCAAACCGTTCTAACCTCACCCCTTTCTTCGCCTTCGCTTTCGCTTCGGCGAATTCATTCCCCTCTCCATCAAAGATGGAGAGGGGTGTCACGAACGAAGTGAGTGACGGGGTGAGGAGTTAAAAATTCCCGCCGAGCGTGATTGCCAGGTAATAGGCCGAGATCGTCAGCTTTTTCCCCGGATCGACAAAATCCCCCCGTTTCAGGGAATCGAACGAAGTGCTGAACCACCCCAGCTTCAGGCCGGTGAAAAAGTAATTGGTGAGCCGCTTGCGCAGGTCGATCCCGCACAGCACGGCCAGGGCGCTGCCGTAGCGGTTGACGTCGGTCCCGGAAAGGTTTTCATCGGTGGTATAAAGTTCGTATCCTCCCTGGGCGAGCCCGAGGCCGAGGTCCAATCCCAAAATAATGGAATCGTTGATGATCGGTTTGTACTGTGCCTGGACCATTTCAAAGGCGGCGGCGACGCTGTAATTGTAATAAGTCGTGCCGACCTTGACCGTGCTGCCGTTGCCCATCCCGCCAAAGAGCCCGCCGACCGCCAGGTTGGGGTTTAAGTTGAACATGAAGCCGCCGGCCCCGCCGTATAATGAACCAAGGCTCGACGCCGACAGCGCTTTGTTGTCGTTAATATTACCGGTCGGCATAAAATAGTAAAAACCGCCGCCGCCGCCGACCGCCATCGGGTCTTGCTGGACGTAACCGGTCTTACGGGCCGATTCATTGGCGATCTTTTTCATTGATTTGGAGAGATCGTTCAGGTCCTCGATCGACATTTGATCGAAGGTCGATTTTAATTCGGCCGGGGTCAAAGCGAAAAGCGGGGTCATGATGAGGCCGATCAAGAGATAACTAACGGCAATTTTCTTCATAGATTGCTCCTTTTAATAGATCTGAAGAAATTGTAGCTTAGATCAGGGGGGAATTCAACGTCAGCGTTTGGCGAGCCAGCCGGCCAGGTCGGCGAAAACTTTTTCCCGGCCGAGATCGAAGGAGAGGGCGTGGAACATTTCCGGATATTCGATCAGGGTCTTATCCTTGACCGGCAGGCGCCGGAAGATTTTACGGCTTTCGTCGGCGGAAACGAACAGATCGTGTCCGGAAACCAGAAAGAGGACCGGGAGCTCGATCTTGGGGATAACGAAATTGGCCCGAATCTGTTCCAGCAAGACGTTCAATAAAAATTTGGAAGTAGTGACCCTGACCTCCCGCCGATCGGTGTTCATCTTTTTCAAGGTCTTCGGATCGCGGGTCGCCATGGACGAAAAATAGGGGACCTTGAGCTTTTTGTTCGGTTCAAAGAGGAGCCCCTCGAAAAAATCGAACAGATCGGTCAGCTTAAACTTTAACGCCCCTTTGAAGGCGGGGGAAAGGAGGACCAGGCCGGCGAAGTAGCCGGGATTAAGGGCGGCCAGAGTAAAGGAGAGGAGCCCGCCCAGACTCTCCCCGCCGATAAAGATCTTTGTCCCGGGATGGTCTTGTTTGATCTTGGCGTAGAGTAATTTTATGTCCTGGAAATAAATGTCGAACGATTCGATATGGCCGCGCGGCTCTTTGGTTTCCCCGAAACCTTTTAATTCAATGGCATAAACGGCATAGCCCGGTTTGATCAAGGATTGAGCAAGGTAGTGCCAGCGGTCGGAGTGAGCGCCGATGCCGTGGATCAGGAGGAGAACGGCTTTAGCCTTAGGCGGACCCCAAGCCCGGTACAAGACATCGGTTTTATCCAACTTTCTTATACCGGGCCCGGAAAAAAAGTTGAACAGGTCTATTTTTCGTTCTCCGCGACGAACTTCTTGATCTCTTCAATCGCTTCCAGGATCAGTTTGGCCTTGGACATACCGAAGGAAAAAGGGAACTTGTCGCTCTCGTCCCTTTTAAGAATGAGCATCGGCTTCCCTTTGAATTCTGAACGTTCTGTGAGCATGTTGAATCTCCTTTACAATTTATTTTTGAACTTTGTCATTATAGCTTAACTTTTCGCTTTTACAAGTGTTTAAGGGCATGGCTTATCGGCTATTCGCAAATTTAATTAAATATTATTGTTTACTTATAGCACCCCATTTCTTTGACAGCAAAGAAATGGGGGAAAGAAACTGCATAAGGGGTTCCCCCTTATGGATCCCCGGCCTTCAAAATGCCCCCGCAACAATCTGATCTTAGTAGGGTTGTTGCTAACCCCGCCCCGCTGATGAAACCCCTTGAAGGCCATATTTTTAAAATATCTAAAGAGTGTTTTGTCCCAGTGTTAAGTGAGGCAGCCACTTAAATAATGGCACTGGATTAGAATATAAGTTCAGGATGGGCGCGCATTTCGCTTACCTTAAGAAAAATCGAAATGCGCCGGCGTTTTCTTTTCGTCCATTTTCTTTTTTGCTGTAGAAAAAGAAAATGGACACCCAATAAACAAGAAGAGAGAAAGTGATCTGCGAATAGACCAAAAACTAAGCTATGAATCTTTACTTAACAGCGAGCAGGGCGAGGAAGAGGGGGATCTCCTGGCGGGCGCGGTTTTCGGCGCGGGCTTTGGCGCCGGGCTGGCTTTGGCGGTGGGAAAACCATTCTTCCAGCCGGGCGACGGTCAAGCCGGCTTTATTGAGAGCGGTGAAATAAGTTGTGAGCGGACGGTGGAAGGTCCAGGTGATCTTCCCCGGATCGTAGCCGGGGTGCATTTTGATCGGGATCTTCATTTCCGAGAGGTAACTGTCGACCCGGCGGTATTGGAGTTTCCGTTGGTCGTCAAAGCCCCAGCCGCTCTGGCGGGGGATGCGGAAACAGGGGTGGCTGGTGACGATCAGTAAACCGCCGCCGTCCTTTAAGACCCGGGCGCTTTCGCTGATCACAATATCCAGCGGCTCAATATTTTGGATCGCCATGATACAGGTGACGATATCAAAAGAGGCGTTGGCAAACGCTTTTAAGTTGGCGGCGTCACTGACCTGGTATTTGATCGTTTTTGGGCTCCGTTCAATCGCCGCTTTGATAAGATTAGGGGAAGCATCGATCCCGGTGACTTCAACTCCCGCTTTGGCGAGTTCCCGGCAAAGGACCCCTTGGCCGCAGGCGAGATCGAGGATCTTTTCCCCCCGTCTGGGGTCTAGGAGCTTAAGAGTTCCCGGAATGATCACTTTTTGGTGATAATCAGAGCCTTTTTCGCCAACCAGTTGGTCGTACCAGTTGGCGACTTCATTCCAGCTTGTTTCGTGTTTTTTCATCCCATTCATTATAGTTTATGATCATTTAATTAACAAGCTGGCGAAAAATGGTCAATTTACTATTTACATTGCCAGAGAACCAGATTATAATGCCACCAGAAAAGTAAAGGAGGAGAAAAAATGATCAATATTACCAAGAACGAAAATGCCTTCGATCGGTTTATCAAGATCCTGGTTGGGAGTATTATTATTTTTCTGATCTTCTATTTTAAGGTTAACATTATTCTTTTAGCTGTTCTTCTCTTTGCCGCTCTTTGGATGGTCATAACCGGGCTGATCGGTTATTGCCCCCTTTACCATCTTCTCGGCATTAATACCCAGAAATAACCTGAAATTTCCCTTCGACAGTTAAGATATATATCCGGATGGATCGTTCTTAACCGGAGGGGAAAATGTCAGACGTCTTGATCAACCAATTAGCGAAACGCTACCAGCTTAATCCAACCTGTCCCCAGACCAGACATTCTTTGCGGTCATTTATCAACGGCGAACCGCTTCGTCTCCACCACCTTCGTTTTTTAGCCCTCGGCGCCAATCGCCGGGTGGCGACTTATGATCCGATCACCGGCAAGCCGTGGGGGAAAACCCAGCATATCGGTCTCAATTACGGCGCGACCAAGCCGCTCCTGGTCCCGATCGCGGAAATGGCCGATTATTTGGAAACTAATTTCCGGGAAAATGTCGGCCGGAGTTCCGGTCCGCACGCCGAGATCATGACCGAAGCGTTGGGGGAGGCGCGGCGGGCGATCGGTGATTTTGTCGGCTACGAGCGCGATCGTCACGTGGTCATCTTTACCCCCAATACCAGCGTCGGGATGAACCTCTTGGTCAAGAAAGCGGTTCAGGACGAGCAGGCGGTCTTCCTGCTTTCGCCGGTGTCGCACCATTCCTCCCAACTGCCGCAACGGACGAACGAACGCTCGATCCCGTTTGAATTTTTCCAGCTTCTGCCGAACGGGACCTATGATCTGGATTCGATCGAAAATTTGCTGCATCGATTCACCAAAAGCGGCTGTTATCATCCGATCTTATGCGTTGAGTCCCAATCGAACGTTACCGGTTATAAAACACCGGTCGAACAGCTCTGCTGGCTGGCTAAAAAATATAGAGTTAAAGTTTTTATCGATCACGCTCAAGGAGCCTCTTCGATGAAGCTTGATCTGAAAAATCTCTCCGGCGAAGTATTTATCGCTCTTTCCGGACACAAGCTTTACGCGCGGGACGGGAGCGGCGCGATCATCGGTCCGAAAGATTTCTTCCGCGGCGCGGCGCTCGATCCGGCCGGCGGCACGATCAGCGGCGTTACTTCCCGGGATATTCATTTTGCCGATCCGCCGGCGAATTTCGAGCCGGGAACCCCGGCTTTCATCGCCCAGGCTTCACTTGGTAAAGCGGTTCATTTGCTGACCGAGGCCGGATTGGATAATATTGCCGGATTTGAAGCGGAGATGGCCCGCCGAGTAATTGACTCGATATCGCGGGTCAAGGGACTGGAGATCCTCGGTGAATCGAACATTGATTTGGTCCCTCGCGGCCCGGTGGTCAGTTTTATCATGCGCGCGGCAAATGGGGACCGGATTCCCCCTGGGTTTATCGGCAAAGCGCTCGAGGTCTTTTTCGGCGTTGATGCCCGGGTCGGCCAATTCTGCGCCCATCCATATGTTTACAGCCTGCTGGGAGTCTCGGAACAGGAAGCGATCGCTCACGCCATGGCTCACGCCAAGAAGAGCCGGGCCGGCTGCGCCGCGCTGCCTGGCGACCAGAGCGCTCACGCCGCCCGGATCAGCTGGGGCTTTCCGACCCCTCACGAACATCTTGAAAAGATCCCGACAATGCTCGAACATATCCAGCGGATGTGGCCGCACGGCATCTTAGCGCTGGACGCGGAAGCGGGGGAATTCTATATCCCTGATCAGTCCCGGCCGCTGACCAGCGGACAATTTTCGATCTTCTCAAACGGTCGATACGAAAAAGAATAGCTCGTTGACGCCGGTTTAGTTACCTCTTATAATGGCGCCAGGAGGAGCCCTATTTTTCTTTTTTCATTCATTATTTTTGCCGTGATCGGGACCGTTGTTCTCCTGACGGTTAACGCCGCTGAATATTTGCTTCCTTTTTACGCCGTTTCGGGGAATCTGTTCCTCGGTTTTTTCGTCCTGCTGAAAAATTGGCGGAACAAGGTCAATGTTTCATATTCCCTGACCGCTATCCTGACCGCCCTCTGGGCTTTGTCGATCTTCTTTTTAAGCGAGGCGCGGACCATTCCGGACGCGATGATTTGCGCTAAGGTCGCCGCCGCTTTTTACGCTTATTTCCCGCTCCCGTTCCTTTATTTCTTTTCGGTCTTTCCGCAGGAAGACGTTGTTCCCCGGACCTATCAGATGGTCGCCTGGTTCATTGTGGCGACCTTTTTTGCCCTGATCTCTTTTTCCGATCTGATCGTGAGAGACATCGTTTTGGTTAACGACCGCTTCGTGATGGTCGCCGGGGCGGCCTTC
This window of the Candidatus Margulisiibacteriota bacterium genome carries:
- the purQ gene encoding phosphoribosylformylglycinamidine synthase subunit PurQ, with product MKFGIIVFPGSNCDQDCYHVAKNVLKQPTKYVWHQETDLSDLDCVILPGGFSYGDYLRTGAIARFSPVMEAVKRFADSGKFVIGICNGFQILTEAGLLPGALQRNRDLHFICKHVDLKVANNQTAFTNACKAGQKLNIPIAHGEGNYTCDAATLKALKQHKQIVFTYAGENPNGSVADIAGICNRRGNVLGMMPHPERASEAIVGSADGLLIWRSLLKK
- a CDS encoding DUF2892 domain-containing protein, translated to MINITKNENAFDRFIKILVGSIIIFLIFYFKVNIILLAVLLFAALWMVITGLIGYCPLYHLLGINTQK
- a CDS encoding lysophospholipase; this encodes MDKTDVLYRAWGPPKAKAVLLLIHGIGAHSDRWHYLAQSLIKPGYAVYAIELKGFGETKEPRGHIESFDIYFQDIKLLYAKIKQDHPGTKIFIGGESLGGLLSFTLAALNPGYFAGLVLLSPAFKGALKFKLTDLFDFFEGLLFEPNKKLKVPYFSSMATRDPKTLKKMNTDRREVRVTTSKFLLNVLLEQIRANFVIPKIELPVLFLVSGHDLFVSADESRKIFRRLPVKDKTLIEYPEMFHALSFDLGREKVFADLAGWLAKR
- the purS gene encoding phosphoribosylformylglycinamidine synthase subunit PurS; amino-acid sequence: MAKIKVFVYPKKGVLDPQGKTVESALHTLGYKKVANVRIGKYIELELPDGDNTKLIDEMCRKLLVNSVIEDYHFEVTA
- the ispG gene encoding flavodoxin-dependent (E)-4-hydroxy-3-methylbut-2-enyl-diphosphate synthase, with product MKKQSKKIMVGGLPLGGGSPISVQSMTKTKTADVKATVEQINRLAEAGCQIVRCAVPDRESALALKEIKKNIGIPLVADIHFNHEYALLAAEAGVDKLRINPGNIGSEDKVRAVVGAAKERRIPIRIGVNSGSLPKDILEKYHGHVTAEGLIESALRHVAILEKYDFHDIVLSLKATSVPLTIEAYRLMAKKVTYPLHVGITESGIPRTGIIRSAVGIGTILASGIGDTLRVSLTGDPVEEVRVGFEILKALELYKQGVTVISCPTCGRTDVDVVAIASEIEERTRSVKQPLTIAVMGCEVNGPGEAAEADLGLACGKGAGLIFRSGKIVKKVAEAEMVEALMSEVKKIVD
- a CDS encoding aminotransferase class V-fold PLP-dependent enzyme, which gives rise to MSDVLINQLAKRYQLNPTCPQTRHSLRSFINGEPLRLHHLRFLALGANRRVATYDPITGKPWGKTQHIGLNYGATKPLLVPIAEMADYLETNFRENVGRSSGPHAEIMTEALGEARRAIGDFVGYERDRHVVIFTPNTSVGMNLLVKKAVQDEQAVFLLSPVSHHSSQLPQRTNERSIPFEFFQLLPNGTYDLDSIENLLHRFTKSGCYHPILCVESQSNVTGYKTPVEQLCWLAKKYRVKVFIDHAQGASSMKLDLKNLSGEVFIALSGHKLYARDGSGAIIGPKDFFRGAALDPAGGTISGVTSRDIHFADPPANFEPGTPAFIAQASLGKAVHLLTEAGLDNIAGFEAEMARRVIDSISRVKGLEILGESNIDLVPRGPVVSFIMRAANGDRIPPGFIGKALEVFFGVDARVGQFCAHPYVYSLLGVSEQEAIAHAMAHAKKSRAGCAALPGDQSAHAARISWGFPTPHEHLEKIPTMLEHIQRMWPHGILALDAEAGEFYIPDQSRPLTSGQFSIFSNGRYEKE
- a CDS encoding class I SAM-dependent methyltransferase, whose translation is MKKHETSWNEVANWYDQLVGEKGSDYHQKVIIPGTLKLLDPRRGEKILDLACGQGVLCRELAKAGVEVTGIDASPNLIKAAIERSPKTIKYQVSDAANLKAFANASFDIVTCIMAIQNIEPLDIVISESARVLKDGGGLLIVTSHPCFRIPRQSGWGFDDQRKLQYRRVDSYLSEMKIPIKMHPGYDPGKITWTFHRPLTTYFTALNKAGLTVARLEEWFSHRQSQPGAKARAENRARQEIPLFLALLAVK
- the purB gene encoding adenylosuccinate lyase, whose product is MIDRYTLPKMREIWSEENKYRKWLEVELAACEAWTALGRIPKPALDKIKKKAAFDIKRINEIERETNHDLIAFLTSVAEKVGRESRFIHLGLTSYDVEDTARSIQLREAAELIIKDIEDVIKILKRRAKEEKDTLMMGRTHGVHAEPITFGLKLLVWVGEMDRNLERMKRAKAVVSFGKISGAVGTYALVDPRVEEYVCKKLGLSASPASTQVLQRDRHAEFMTTLAIVAASLEQFATEIRNLQRTEILEVEEPFGKGQKGSSAMPHKKNPITCERITGLARVVRGNAMAAIENVALWHERDITHSSVERIILPDNCMMVDYMLQKFAWVMDGLVVYPQNMRKNIEKSGGMVFSQKLLLILTDRGLTREESYKIVQTAAMKSRSSGKSFKDILMEDREALKHVSPKEIEKIFDIRDNVKNVDVVFRRFGL